In the genome of Aspergillus flavus chromosome 8, complete sequence, one region contains:
- a CDS encoding uncharacterized protein (expressed protein), with protein sequence MCLCTYHHYPCGHIASFTFGSCTDITNFLRANIHPLSHRKIKKLDLLNEKRPHRFFKCERNLRDASSVNSNQPSLTSDSKYIPLEGDTANFPIISNAMVIQSMRRSGYCSGWDADISGSDARPASLKSRVGKTCRLGRRRKHSGGNAHNHSSAVPHNVSGLDSRITTRYKDIAAATEEDPGYEAEDDERGRTTLKSRRYSPLSLGRIYELPGSFPEPDESAYDTAPEDTASPSEEGSSDLSHERLLTAMEAGIINASYEPFRRMSLQAHASHHSRKECKSFCFEKQNRCRFALANLRLTEATRDDTASHSCL encoded by the coding sequence ATGTGCTTGTGTACATACCACCACTACCCCTGCGGACACATTGCATCGTTCACATTTGGGAGCTGTACCGACATAACCAATTTTCTGCGAGCGAATATTCATCCGCTCAGTCATAGGAAGATCAAAAAGCTCGACTTGTTGAATGAAAAGCGCCCTCACCGTTTTTTCAAGTGTGAGAGGAATTTGAGAGACGCTTCATCCGTCAACAGCAACCAGCCGTCGTTGACATCAGATTCAAAATATATACCGCTTGAGGGGGACACCGCAAATTTTCCTATCATCAGCAATGCAATGGTGATACAATCTATGCGCCGGAGTGGGTATTGTTCAGGTTGGGATGCCGATATTTCCGGTTCGGATGCGCGACCTGCATCCCTCAAGTCACGCGTTGGCAAGACGTGTCGTCTAGGTAGACGAAGGAAGCATAGTGGTGGCAATGCCCATAATCACTCATCGGCCGTGCCGCATAACGTGTCTGGTCTTGATAGCAGGATCACGACTAGGTATAAGGACATCGCCGCCGCCACTGAGGAAGACCCCGGATACGaggctgaagatgacgagcgTGGTCGAACTACCCTCAAGAGCAGGAGGTATTCTCCACTGTCTCTAGGGCGCATATATGAACTACCTGGCTCGTTTCCTGAACCAGATGAGTCTGCATACGATACTGCGCCTGAGGATACTGCGTCTCCGAGCGAGGAAGGCTCCTCAGATCTCTCACATGAAAGGTTGCTTACTGCTATGGAGGCGGGGATAATAAATGCCAGCTATGAGCCTTTCCGTCGCATGTCCCTCCAAGCACATGCATCTCATCACTCCAGGAAAGAATGCAAATCGTTTTGTTTTGAGAAACAAAATCGTTGTCGTTTCGCCCTAGCGAATTTGCGCTTGACGGAAGCCACACGCGATGATACTGCGTCACATTCCTGCTTGTAA
- a CDS encoding permease for cytosine/purines, uracil, thiamine, allantoin-domain-containing protein: MDQISDTHGKSSSSIHADEKADPTWIQALSIEKGGIERVTPDQRQENVTHFWNACTFWLSANMAVATLTTGALGGPMGLKFWDSFVVILVVNLVSDLLPAWTAAFGLTGLRMTTFSRYSFGYWGNLLVVVFSMVATTGWNAINSISGAAVLNALSDGRCPTWAGVIIICTVVWIFCVLGISWIHKIDTFIWIPPLIVWCVTAGTGASHFSSTEPKEFKTSQDRAAAILSFMAIIFSFSVSWVNCAADYNVRMPINTSRTRIFGATYIGIFIPSVLIQTLGAALYSGTIQHPEWKAAYTSAGVGGLLKMALEPAGGFGKFLMVLAALSSIPNNIPNNYSFALHAQNFGPWALRIPRIALVTFGFIVSLVVGCCAAQYFKDTLQTFLSVIGYWTVIHIVLVAEEHLVFRRGWQGYDLDAWDDPKKIHFGWSAIGAFGAGFVGAALGMKVAWYVGPIAGLIGEGANVGHELTGAFSGIAFLVLRWAERRICGI, from the exons ATGGACCAAATCTCAGATACACACGGTAAATCTTCGTCGAGTATACATGCCGACGAGAAGGCAGACCCAACATGGATACAAGCCCTTTCTATTGAGAAAGGTGGTATTGAGCGTGTTACGCCTGATCAACGACAGGAAAATGTAACACATTTTTGGAACGCTTGCACTTTCTG GTTGAGTGCGAACATGGCTGTGGCAACGCTTACCACTGGAGCCCTTGGAGGGCCCATGGGCCTCAAGTTCTGGGATAGCTTCGTCGTTATTCTCGTCGTTAACCTCGTTAGCGACCTTCTTCCGGCATGGACTGCGGCCTTCGGGCTAACAGGGCTCCGCATGACAACCTTCTC ACGATATTCATTTGGCTACTGGGGCAATCTCCTCGTGGTCGTCTTCTCCATGGTCGCCACCACAGGCTGGAACGCAATCAACTCCATCTCAGGCGCCGCTGTGCTAAACGCTCTCTCCGACGGACGATGTCCCACCTGGGCCGGAGTAATCATCATCTGCACAGTAGTCTGGATATTCTGTGTTCTGGGAATTAGCTGGATCCACAAAATCGATACATTCATCTGGATCCCCCCGCTGATAGTCTGGTGCGTAACGGCCGGCACAGGGGCTTCGCATTTCAGCAGTACCGAGCCCAAGGAATTCAAAACTAGCCAGGACAGAGCTGCTGCCATACTATCCTTCATGGctatcatcttctccttttctgtttcatgGGTCAATTGCGCCGCGGATTACAACGTTCGTATGCCGATCAACACCTCCCGGACGAGGATATTCGGGGCCACATACATCGGTATCTTCATTCCCTCGGTGCTTATTCAGACTCTAGGTGCCGCGTTATACAGCGGAACTATACAACACCCAGAATGGAAAGCCGCATATACAAGTGCAGGTGTAGGCGGGTTGCTAAAAATGGCTCTCGAGCCTGCTGGTGGATTTGGGAAGTTCCTGATGGTTCTGGCCGCGTTGAGCTCTATCCCG AACAATATCCCAAACAACTATTCCTTCGCCCTACATGCTCAGAATTTCGGTCCCTGGGCTCTCCGCATCCCCCGCATCGCCCTCGTCACGTTCGGCTTCATTGTCTCTCTAGTGGTAGGCTGTTGCGCAGCCCAGTATTTCAAAGATACACTACAGACCTTCCTAAGTGTCATCGGCTATTGGACGGTGATCCACATCGTCCTCGTCGCAGAGGAACACCTCGTCTTCCGTCGCGGATGGCAGGGCTACGACCTTGATGCTTGGGATGACCCCAAGAAAATACATTTCGGGTGGTCAGCTATCGGGGCCTTCGGCGCCGGTTTCGTGGGCGCTGCACTCGGGATGAAGGTAGCGTGGTATGTTGGGCCCATTGCTGGGTTGATTGGGGAGGGGGCGAATGTGGGACATGAATTGACGGGGGCGTTTTCAGGGATTGCTTTTCTGGTGTTGCGATGGGCTGAGAGACGCATTTGTGGGATTTGA